In Octopus bimaculoides isolate UCB-OBI-ISO-001 chromosome 5, ASM119413v2, whole genome shotgun sequence, a genomic segment contains:
- the LOC106882895 gene encoding uncharacterized protein LOC106882895, with the protein MYTSCYFDKVDVYGVFDYMCGPGRGEFLEYSQCFNDTNYLKKSKTCNQKMKSQRLHIHNIEDVCDLEKEVRTCALNIAGECSPGSRHFISVILDKSLKNVLVGKCSGLSHETWMGIYVAIALTVGVAIAGIIIGVKQYKQKNAISHNRFY; encoded by the exons ATGTATACTTCCTGTTATTTTGATAAAGTTGATGTGTATGGTGTCTTTGATTACATGTGTGGCCCAGGACGTGGAG AGTTCTTGGAATATTCACAATGTTTCAACGATACCAACTATCTCAAAAAGTCAAAGACATGCAACCAGAAAATGAAATCTCAgcgcttacatatacataatattgaAGACGTTTGTGA tttgGAAAAGGAAGTAAGGACCTGTGCATTGAACATTGCAGGTGAATGTAGTCCCGGTTCCAGACACTTTATATCTGTTATCTTGGACAAGAGTCTGAAAAACGTTTTGGTTGGCAAATGCTCTGGATTAAGCCACG AAACCTGGATGGGAATATATGTTGCTATTGCTTTAACTGTTGGAGTGGCAATTGCTGgcattattattggtgtaaagCAATACAAGCAGAAGAACGCTATATCTCATAATCGTTTTTATTGA